In Papaver somniferum cultivar HN1 chromosome 1, ASM357369v1, whole genome shotgun sequence, a genomic segment contains:
- the LOC113287959 gene encoding maf-like protein DDB_G0281937 isoform X1, translating to MAAKTHPFKIILGSSSKSRKDILTEMGYDFTIMTADIDEKEIRMEKPEDLVMALAEAKANGIITRIQTTDCSEKNAEPALLITADTADAILSRLQTDVNKEEDAESTLLITADQVVVYEGVIREKPSSKEEARQFIKGYSGGRAATVGSVLVTNLTTGTRRGEWDRVEIYFREIPDEVIEKLVDEGVVLYVAGGLIIEHPLILPFIEKVEGTTDSVMGLPKALTEKLIHEVL from the exons ATGGCAGCAAAAACTCATCCCTTTAAG ATAATTTTGGGGTCATCATCAAAGTCCCGGAAAGACATTTTAACTGAGATGGGTTATGACTTCACAATCATG ACTGCAGACATTGATGAGAAAGAAATTCGAATGGAAAAGCCAGAAGATTTGGTTATGGCTCTAGCCGAGGCAAAG GCCAATGGCATCATAACAAGGATTCAAACTACTGATTGTTCTGAGAAGAATGCTGAACCAGCACTTTTAATCACCGCTGATACA GCAGATGCCATTTTATCGAGGCTCCAAACTGATGTGAACAAAGAGGAAGATGCTGAGTCAACACTTTTGATCACTGCTGACCAA GTCGTGGTCTATGAAGGTGTAATTAGAGAAAAGCCGTCCAGCAAAGAAGAAGCTCGCCAGTTTATCAAAG GATATTCTGGTGGGCGCGCAGCTACAGTGGGATCTGTACTTGTTACCAACCTTACAACGGGTACAAGAAGAGGCGAGTGGGACAGAGTGGAG ATCTATTTTCGCGAGATACCTGATGAAGTCATAGAGAAGCTG GTGGATGAGGGAGTTGTTCTCTATGTTGCTGGGGGTCTAATAATTGAACACCCGTTGATATTGCCCTTCATTGAAAAAGTG GAAGGGACCACTGATAGCGTTATGGGACTACCCAAGGCTCTCACAGAAAAGCTCATACATGAGGTCCTTTAG
- the LOC113287959 gene encoding maf-like protein DDB_G0281937 isoform X3 gives MAAKTHPFKIILGSSSKSRKDILTEMGYDFTIMTADIDEKEIRMEKPEDLVMALAEAKANGIITRIQTTDCSEKNAEPALLITADTVVVYEGVIREKPSSKEEARQFIKGYSGGRAATVGSVLVTNLTTGTRRGEWDRVEIYFREIPDEVIEKLVDEGVVLYVAGGLIIEHPLILPFIEKVEGTTDSVMGLPKALTEKLIHEVL, from the exons ATGGCAGCAAAAACTCATCCCTTTAAG ATAATTTTGGGGTCATCATCAAAGTCCCGGAAAGACATTTTAACTGAGATGGGTTATGACTTCACAATCATG ACTGCAGACATTGATGAGAAAGAAATTCGAATGGAAAAGCCAGAAGATTTGGTTATGGCTCTAGCCGAGGCAAAG GCCAATGGCATCATAACAAGGATTCAAACTACTGATTGTTCTGAGAAGAATGCTGAACCAGCACTTTTAATCACCGCTGATACA GTCGTGGTCTATGAAGGTGTAATTAGAGAAAAGCCGTCCAGCAAAGAAGAAGCTCGCCAGTTTATCAAAG GATATTCTGGTGGGCGCGCAGCTACAGTGGGATCTGTACTTGTTACCAACCTTACAACGGGTACAAGAAGAGGCGAGTGGGACAGAGTGGAG ATCTATTTTCGCGAGATACCTGATGAAGTCATAGAGAAGCTG GTGGATGAGGGAGTTGTTCTCTATGTTGCTGGGGGTCTAATAATTGAACACCCGTTGATATTGCCCTTCATTGAAAAAGTG GAAGGGACCACTGATAGCGTTATGGGACTACCCAAGGCTCTCACAGAAAAGCTCATACATGAGGTCCTTTAG
- the LOC113287959 gene encoding maf-like protein DDB_G0281937 isoform X2 — MAAKTHPFKIILGSSSKSRKDILTEMGYDFTIMTADIDEKEIRMEKPEDLVMALAEAKADAILSRLQTDVNKEEDAESTLLITADQVVVYEGVIREKPSSKEEARQFIKGYSGGRAATVGSVLVTNLTTGTRRGEWDRVEIYFREIPDEVIEKLVDEGVVLYVAGGLIIEHPLILPFIEKVEGTTDSVMGLPKALTEKLIHEVL, encoded by the exons ATGGCAGCAAAAACTCATCCCTTTAAG ATAATTTTGGGGTCATCATCAAAGTCCCGGAAAGACATTTTAACTGAGATGGGTTATGACTTCACAATCATG ACTGCAGACATTGATGAGAAAGAAATTCGAATGGAAAAGCCAGAAGATTTGGTTATGGCTCTAGCCGAGGCAAAG GCAGATGCCATTTTATCGAGGCTCCAAACTGATGTGAACAAAGAGGAAGATGCTGAGTCAACACTTTTGATCACTGCTGACCAA GTCGTGGTCTATGAAGGTGTAATTAGAGAAAAGCCGTCCAGCAAAGAAGAAGCTCGCCAGTTTATCAAAG GATATTCTGGTGGGCGCGCAGCTACAGTGGGATCTGTACTTGTTACCAACCTTACAACGGGTACAAGAAGAGGCGAGTGGGACAGAGTGGAG ATCTATTTTCGCGAGATACCTGATGAAGTCATAGAGAAGCTG GTGGATGAGGGAGTTGTTCTCTATGTTGCTGGGGGTCTAATAATTGAACACCCGTTGATATTGCCCTTCATTGAAAAAGTG GAAGGGACCACTGATAGCGTTATGGGACTACCCAAGGCTCTCACAGAAAAGCTCATACATGAGGTCCTTTAG